TGAGGTGAAAGAAATGAAAAGACGATTGACGAAATCTCCTAATAATGTGGTACTAACAGGAACCCTAGCAGGAATTGCTGAATGGTTAGGAATTGATCCAACGATTGTACGTGTGATTTATGTAGTAGCCAGCTTTATCTTTATTGGCAGCCCAATTGTATTATATATTTTATTGGCTGTACTGATACCTTCTGGTAGAGTTAGAAACAATGGTTATGGTCATCAAAATCCATACAATCGAAATACCCGTAATGCAAATCCGTATGCTAATGAGCAAAAACAAAGAAAACAAGCTGAAAAAGTGAATGACGATGACTGGAGTGACTTCTAATGACTTACTTTCAACGTCTGATCGTTAACACGTTGACATTTGTTTCACTCTCAGTGATTTTTCCGAATATGATATATGTAAGAAGTATTTGGATGGCGATTATCGCAGCGTTTGTTTTATCTATCTTAAATATGTTGGTAAAACCAGTATTGACGATTTTATCCCTTCCCTTTACTTTGCTTACATTTGGTCTATTTAGTTTTATTGTGAATGCTGCAATTTTAAAGATGACTTCTTCTTTTGTTGGAGAAATGAATTTCGGTTTTTCCAGTTTTGGAGCAGCAATTCTAATGGCAGTGATCATGTCTTTGGTCAATATGATCGTTAGTGAACGTAATTTAGATAAATATAGTGAATAAGGATAAGACCCAAACGAATGTGTTGGGTTTTATCCTTTTATTTTTTTAGTCAAAGGGGTCGTCAATAGCGACTAAGTGGCATTCTTTATGATGGTTAATATAACGATAAAGAATATTGATAAAATCAACTTGATCTTTAGAAAATTGTTGAATAGTTGTAGGCTTTTTAGAGGGTATTTTTTTTTTAGCTAGTTCATTAGGTGTATATTTACTAAAAGTCTGTTTTGTCAGGATTCGCTCGTGAACAACAAGACCTTGATAAAGTAAATAGTATTTTACTTTTGAACCAACTGGAATAGATAATAGCTGCCAATTCGTTTGGCTGGCTAGAACAAGTTTTTTATTTTGGTTAAAAAAGCGAGTAAGAAATTGCCAGTCTTCTCGTAATTTTTGAGCTTTTTCAAATGAATGATTTTCAGCAGCTAACAACATGGCTGCTTCTAGACGTTTTTGTGGTAGTTGATTGTCTTGCGTAAAGGCACCTAATAGTTCCATAGTGGAAACAGGTTGAGCTAGTGGTGTGGTAGTCTGTTGAGAAAAAGAGTGTTGCCAATAGTTATTTTGGTTTAGTCCATATAAGTTTTCTAAAATTTGTTTTAATTCAGAAAGTTTCCGATTGATTGAAAAAGGGCCGAAGCAATTTTTATTAGTCGGAATCGATAAAATGTTGAGTGAGAGTTCATCATTATCTGTGTTGATCTCAAAATAGTTATATTTTTCAAATGAATTCATTTGTCGATTATAAAAGGGGCGGTACTCTTGAATAAGGCGGCATTCTAACAACAAGGCATCAAGTTCAGTCGCCACCTCAATAACCTCAAAATCAACTAGTTGGCGGATCATCCATCGTGTCTTGCTGGAGTGCTGTTTATTTTTAACGAAATAACTACTAACGCGATCACGTAATTTTTTGGCTTTCCCTATATAAATAATCGTTCCTTGTTTATCTTTCATTAAATAAACGCCAGGATTTAAAGGTAGATTTCTCGCTTGTTCCTTTAAAAGATCATTCATTCGCAATACCTCCTAACAGCTGTTTTCGATAAGATACAAATTAAGTATACAAACTAATTTGGGATAGTCAAACATCAGTTGAAATAAGATTTAGATTTAAGTTCAGAATAAAACTGAGGCAATCTTCCTAATAGCTAGAAACTTCCCACCTGAAATGATAAAATGGTACGAGTAGAGAACTGGAAAGGAATGGAAGATAGATATGGAAGAAGTTGTAAAAATTCATCAACTGGTAGAGAAGCTTTCTTTAGAAGTCGTTTATGGCGATGAAGAAAGTTTAAATAGAGAAATCACAACAGGAGACATCTCACGACCTGGACTGGAGCTGACAGGGTATTTTAATTATTATCCTCATAACCGTTTACAGTTATTTGGTAGTAAAGAGATTACTTTTTCTGAACGAATGATTCCAGAAGAACGCTTGATGGTCATGCGCCGCTTATGTGAAAAAGATACACCAGCATTTATTATCTCAAGAGGACTAGAAGCACCAGAAGAAATGGTTCAAGCGGCCAAAGAAAAAGGTTTGGCAGTCTTACGTTCACCCATCTCAACTTCAAGATTATTAGGTGAACTATCAAGTTACTTGGATAGCCGTTTAGCTGCAAGAACCAGCGTTCATGGTGTTTTAGTTGATGTGTATGGTTTAGGTGTTTTGATTCAAGGCGATAGTGGTATTGGAAAAAGCGAAACAGCCTTGGAGTTGATCAAACGTGGTCATCGTTTGATTGCAGATGATCGTGTGGATGTTTATCAACAAGATGAGTTGACAGTAGTTGGCGAACCACCAAAAATTTTACAGCATCTGATTGAAATTCGTGGAATTGGAATCATTGATGTCATGAATCTATTTGGTGCAAGTGCAGTCCGTGGTTTTATGCAAGTACAACTTGTGGTTTATTTAGAGGCTTGGGAAAAAGACAAAAAATATGATCGTTTAGGTTCAGATGATGCAATGGTTGAAATTGCCAATGTGGATGTTCCGCAGATCAGAATTCCTGTGAAAACTGGGCGAAATGTAGCCATCATCATTGAAGTAGCAGCAATGAATTTCCGTGCGAAAACAATGGGCTATGATGCGACTAAGGCTTTTGAGGAACGTTTGACTAGATTGATTGAAGAAAATTCAGGTGTAGAATAGTATCAGGTGTGGTGAAGCGGAACGTTGTTACCATGCGTTATCTAGCTTCAAGAGCTAGCCTTTCGGGAAAAAGATAAAAAATAAATGAGGCAAAAAGCGCCACAGTTATTTTTTCCTATTTTCCTGTGAAGGCTGAACGAGCTCTTTCAGCTTTTGCTTTGAAACACAGTGAAAGAAAAGAACTGATGTTGAAAAGTACAAGGTGAAGCGAAGCGGAACGTTGTTACCATGTGCTATCTAGCTGCACGGGCTAGCTCTTCGGAAAAAAGATAAATTTTGAATGAGGCAAAAAGCACCTCAGTCAAAATTTCCTATTTTTCAGTCAGAGCTGAACGAGCCCGTTCCGCTTTTAGAATAGGAGGAAGCCAAATGTTAGGTCAAGTAAATCCAGTAGCGTTTAATCTTTTTGGGATATCTGTTTACTGGTATGCAGTTATTATTGTTTCAGGGATCGTACTAGCTGTTTGGCTAAGTAGTCGAGAAGCAGTTCGCGTCGGGTTAAAAGAAGATGATGTGATTGATTTTATGTTATGGGGATTACCAAGTGCGATTATTGGTGCTCGTCTGTATTATGTGATCTTTCAGTGGCAGGATTATGTCGATAATCCAATTGAAATTATTTTGACTAGAAATGGTGGTTTAGCAATTTATGGTGGTTTGATCGGTGGAGGGCTGGCATTGTTTTTCTTCACTAGACATCGCTTTATTTCAACATGGACCTTTCTAGATATTGCAGCACCCAGTGTGATTTTAGCGCAAGCAATTGGACGATGGGGTAATTTTATGAATCATGAAGCGTATGGCCCAGCCACTACAAGAGGATTTTTAGAAGGACTACATTTACCTAAATTCATTATTGATAATATGAATATTGATGGAACGTATCATCAGCCTACGTTCTTATATGAATCT
The DNA window shown above is from Enterococcus sp. 12C11_DIV0727 and carries:
- a CDS encoding PspC domain-containing protein, which produces MKRRLTKSPNNVVLTGTLAGIAEWLGIDPTIVRVIYVVASFIFIGSPIVLYILLAVLIPSGRVRNNGYGHQNPYNRNTRNANPYANEQKQRKQAEKVNDDDWSDF
- a CDS encoding phage holin family protein, producing the protein MTYFQRLIVNTLTFVSLSVIFPNMIYVRSIWMAIIAAFVLSILNMLVKPVLTILSLPFTLLTFGLFSFIVNAAILKMTSSFVGEMNFGFSSFGAAILMAVIMSLVNMIVSERNLDKYSE
- a CDS encoding GIY-YIG nuclease family protein — its product is MNDLLKEQARNLPLNPGVYLMKDKQGTIIYIGKAKKLRDRVSSYFVKNKQHSSKTRWMIRQLVDFEVIEVATELDALLLECRLIQEYRPFYNRQMNSFEKYNYFEINTDNDELSLNILSIPTNKNCFGPFSINRKLSELKQILENLYGLNQNNYWQHSFSQQTTTPLAQPVSTMELLGAFTQDNQLPQKRLEAAMLLAAENHSFEKAQKLREDWQFLTRFFNQNKKLVLASQTNWQLLSIPVGSKVKYYLLYQGLVVHERILTKQTFSKYTPNELAKKKIPSKKPTTIQQFSKDQVDFINILYRYINHHKECHLVAIDDPFD
- the hprK gene encoding HPr(Ser) kinase/phosphatase; translated protein: MEEVVKIHQLVEKLSLEVVYGDEESLNREITTGDISRPGLELTGYFNYYPHNRLQLFGSKEITFSERMIPEERLMVMRRLCEKDTPAFIISRGLEAPEEMVQAAKEKGLAVLRSPISTSRLLGELSSYLDSRLAARTSVHGVLVDVYGLGVLIQGDSGIGKSETALELIKRGHRLIADDRVDVYQQDELTVVGEPPKILQHLIEIRGIGIIDVMNLFGASAVRGFMQVQLVVYLEAWEKDKKYDRLGSDDAMVEIANVDVPQIRIPVKTGRNVAIIIEVAAMNFRAKTMGYDATKAFEERLTRLIEENSGVE
- the lgt gene encoding prolipoprotein diacylglyceryl transferase; protein product: MLGQVNPVAFNLFGISVYWYAVIIVSGIVLAVWLSSREAVRVGLKEDDVIDFMLWGLPSAIIGARLYYVIFQWQDYVDNPIEIILTRNGGLAIYGGLIGGGLALFFFTRHRFISTWTFLDIAAPSVILAQAIGRWGNFMNHEAYGPATTRGFLEGLHLPKFIIDNMNIDGTYHQPTFLYESVWNVLGFIVLVLLRKKKDFLKEGEVVLGYVIWYSFGRFFIEGMRTDSLYAFGSIRVSQLFSLVLFFGAIAILIIRRKKGSIPFYNREKGTVKKAD